A stretch of the Columba livia isolate bColLiv1 breed racing homer unplaced genomic scaffold, bColLiv1.pat.W.v2 Scaffold_132, whole genome shotgun sequence genome encodes the following:
- the LOC135577628 gene encoding olfactory receptor 14A16-like — protein MSNSSSITQFLLLPFTDTRELQLLHFWLFLGIYLAALLGNGLIITTIAWDQHLHTPMYFFLLNLALLDLGSISTIVPKSMANSLWNTRAISYTGCASQMFLFLFLASAEYWLLTIMSYDRYVAICKPLHYGTLLGSRACVHMAAAAWATGFLNALLHTANTFSLPLCKGNALGQFFCEIPQILKLSCSHSYLRELGLLVVSACLGFTCFVFIVVSYVQILRAVLRIPSEQGRHKAFSTCLPHLAVVSLFISTAMFAYLKPPSISSPSLDLLVSVLYSVVPPAVNPLIYSMRNQELKDALNKLMAGCFSQIIKCPSLAL, from the coding sequence atgtccaacagcagctccatcacccagttcctcctcctgccgttcacagacacacgggagctgcagctcttgcacttctggctcttcctgggcatctacctggctgccctcctgggcaacggcctcatcatcaccaccatagcctgggaccagcacctccacacccccatgtacttcttcctgctcaacctcgccctcctcgacctgggctccatctccaccattgtccccaagtccatggccaattccctctggaacaccagggccatctcctacacaggatgtgcttcccaaatgtttctgtttctctttttagcttcagcagaatattggctcctcaccatcatgtcgtacgaccgctacgttgccatctgcaaacccctgcactacgggaccctcctgggcagcagagcttgtgtccacatggcagcagctgcctgggccactgggtttctcaatgctctgctgcacacggccaatacattttcactgcccctgtgcaagggcaatgccctgggccagttcttctgtgaaatcccccagatcctcaagctctcctgctcacactcctacctcagggaacttgggcttcttgtggtcagtgcctgtttaggttttacttgttttgtgttcattgtggtgtcctatgtgcagatcttgagggccgtgctgaggatcccctctgagcagggacggcacaaagccttttccacctgcctccctcacctggccgtggtctccctgttcatcagcactgccatgtttgcctacctgaagcccccctccatctcctccccatccctggacctgctggtgtctgttctgtactcagtggtgcctccagcagtgaaccccctcatctacagcatgaggaaccaggagctcaaggatgccctgaatAAACTAATGGCGGGGTGCTTTTCACAAATAATAAAGTGTCCGTCATTGGCTCTTTGA